From Thermodesulfovibrionales bacterium:
TCAGTTCACGGAGCGCCTCGGCCTTCGAAGTGTAGGTCACCTTTTCGACGCTCCGGTGCTTCTTGAGTGACGCAATAATTTCCTGCGTATCCTGTTCGGAAATCCCTTCTTTGAGATATGCAACAACGGAGAACCTCTCGGGAAGTCTTTTCGTGAAGAGATTCAGATTGTACATGAAAAGTACGATGAGGGTCAGGACGAGGAGTCCCATCGCTATGGTGAGAATCGATAAGAGGTTGATCCACCGCTCGCGCCACAGGCTCCGGAGGGCCACCTTCATCGCATAGGGCATCGGCCTATCCCCTCGCTTCTCCCACAAGGGAACCGGCATCAAGCCTGATGACCCGTTTGCCGCTATTCTTGAAGAGATCCCGGTTGTGGGTCGCGATGAGTATCGTAGTCCCCTTTGCATTGATTTCCCGGACTATGTTCATGATCCCTGCCGCGGTGTCTGCATCAAGGTTTCCTGTCGGCTCATCAGCAAGGAGTATGGTCGGCTCTCCGATGATCGCCCTCGCTATCACTACCCGCTGCTGTTCTCCCCCTGAAAGAGCGGGGGGGAAGCTGTCTGTCTTATGTCTGAGATTCACCATCTTCAGCGCATCGAGGACCTCTTCTTTCACATTCCTTTCAGGAACGTTCCTCACCCTGAGCGACAATGCCACATTATCGAAGACCGTCATGTTATCGAGGAGCCGGAAATCCTGAAAGACGATGCCGGTGTTCCTCCTGAGGAGTGGAATCGTGGAGCCGTCAAGCCTGTCCGTTTGCCAATCCGCTACGGATACGCTGCCGGAATCAGGGAGTTCCGCCGCATAGATGAGTTTGAGGAGGGTCGTCTTACCGGCGCCGCTCGGGCCGGTTATAAAGGCCAGTTCACCCTTTTCGAAGGAAAGGGTTATGTTCCTGATTGCCGTGTTCGTATCATAGTACTTTGAGACATTATCGAAGTGTATCATAGAGAAGTCTTTACGGTCTTTACAATCTCCTCC
This genomic window contains:
- the ftsE gene encoding cell division ATP-binding protein FtsE — its product is GGDCKDRKDFSMIHFDNVSKYYDTNTAIRNITLSFEKGELAFITGPSGAGKTTLLKLIYAAELPDSGSVSVADWQTDRLDGSTIPLLRRNTGIVFQDFRLLDNMTVFDNVALSLRVRNVPERNVKEEVLDALKMVNLRHKTDSFPPALSGGEQQRVVIARAIIGEPTILLADEPTGNLDADTAAGIMNIVREINAKGTTILIATHNRDLFKNSGKRVIRLDAGSLVGEARG